In Panicum virgatum strain AP13 chromosome 5K, P.virgatum_v5, whole genome shotgun sequence, the genomic window ACACCTGATTGATGTATGGTTTCAACAATTTTCCCATCTAACAGATTGATTATAGATAATCTGTTAGTGTGATTTGAATTTGGTGGGTATCTTTTATCTTTTGATTTATGTAAAATGGAGAGATATTTCCTTTCCAAGGCATGTGTGCCTGTGATTGCAATTAGGGATGCAAGTTCCATCTTTTTTGGGTTTattgggtcgacccaaaacttgataaaatgaactagaatggcATGCTACGTAATTAGTTTGGGACAAAAAATGAACTAAAATGAGAAACCCAAAAACACCAAtgggtacccacttgcatccctaaTTGCAATTGAAGCATATGATTGCACCAATTTTCTTTTTGGGAGGATTAGCATCAAGTAAAACGTTAATGATTTGTGGATTTAATTGATGTTATCTGCAGTCTCTCCTTTGTCATACGAATAACATGCTTACATTTTCTCTTATGGTGGCCACTGGCCAGAGTGCTGGTATACTGGAGCCACATGTGCTGAAGAAAGTCAGTCATGAGGAGGAAAGGAGTAACATAGCCACAGTTACAATAGCAGATATTGATCGAACCATGAAGAAGTATTCTGATAATCTTTTGCATGCACTGGAAGGTGTAAGCTCAAGGCTTTCACAGATGGAGAGCAGAACACACCGACTTGAAACTtctgttgatgatttgaagGTAACAATCGGTAACTATAATGGCAGCACAGATGGAAAACTCAGGCACGTTGAGAACATGCTCAGGGAGGTAAGCTTCCTTCTACGCTTCATCTTACTCCCTCTATTATATAAATGCTTGCTAAGCAGTGCTGCAAATGTCATATTGGAAAAAGGATTCCTTAATGGAAGAACACATACTTTTATGAGTTTGTTACATCCTACTACTTTTATTCAGCACTGTATTGTGTAGGTGGTATTTTTTTCATCACAGTGGAGAATATCTACATTCCTCCATGTTTGATGCTGTGCAACAAAGTCATTTCTTATGGGAGCACATATTCTTAAGCACGACAGTCTACATATCTTCTTTTAGCTAATTTGACCTGTTCTCACATGCTACTACTCCTGTCCTGCTATTTATTATTTCCACGTGATTTGTTTTGTTAAGTTGTACAATTGCGGCAGCACGTAGGCTTTGGTGATGCTTGCTTGGTGTTAAGTTATAGTTGTACCACATATTGTTCATGCTATGCTGATGGATTTAAGCTGAGATTTTCGTAACTCAAACTTGTTAGATGCACATTAACATCATATTTACTTGTGTCGCTCTATCAGCCCCATACCACACCTTTACAGGTTTGGACCTGTAGGGGCTCAGGGGGCCTATGACCTATTCAAtgataataataaaaataaaataaaccagCAGTTCCTAAACTTGTTCCACGACGCCAGTAGGTTCCTGAACTTTTAAAGTGCACAtctgggtccctaaacttgttaaGTGTGCCACTAAAAGTTCAAATTACCCTAATCATCACAAGTTTGCCTATATGACACACAAACATTCACCTGGCATGCGTGATATACGATAGTGGCGGCGTCCATAAGCACATAGTAGAGCACGGGTACATTTCAGTCTCCAAGCTTAAATTCCGCACATGTAATTACTTGCTGATTTGAGAGATTTCTTTTGAATCTCTAGTGACACACAACAAGTTAGGGACCTAAATGTCCATTTTAAGAGTAGGCATGTATATGACACCGTGTGATAAGGATCACAGTGTATTGTACTTCCTAAATAATATGCTTAGGTTGCTTCCCTTGTTATGCTCTTTGTCTGAACATTTTGTagctttcctttctttttctgatTATGTGGCTATCTGGTTGAAGAAAGGCAATAGCCTAAGCACTTAATTGTGTGCAGGTCCAAGCAGGTGTGCAGATTCTGCGAGACAAGCAGGAAATTGTGGAGACACAGCTCCAGCTTGCAAAGCTCCAGACACCCAAAACTGGTAACCAGTCATCAGAAAATAGTGGGTCTGGACAGGCTGGctcgcagcagcagccagcgccTTCCCCTCAGGTAGCTATTCAACCACAGCATCAAGTTCTGATCCCTTCACAACCACCAGCACTTCCTGCCCTTCCTGCTCCAAatgcaccacctccacctccaacaCTTCAGAGCCAGCCTCCATCACAGTTTCCAAGCCATTTACAGCATTCACAGGTACCATCAGTCCCGACTGTTGCATCAGTTCCCTCAGTCCCGGCTTTACCAAGGGATGCTTACTACGCTCCATCTGCTCAGCCGACTGAAACCATGCATCAGCAGTATCAAGCGCCACCAGTTCCGCAGCCACAGGCGCCGCCAGCACCACCTCAGCAGTACCAAACCCCATCCCAGTTTACTCAGTATTCACAACCACCTCAGGCTTCAAATGTTAACCCTTCAACTCCCCTTGCACCCCCTGCACCCCAGCAACCAGAGGAAACTATGCCCTACGCACCCCCTCAGAACTATCCACCGAATGCACGCCCTCCTCCATCTTATATGCAACCACCTAGTGGACCTGCTCCTCCTTACTATGGACAACAAAATCCTAGCATGTATGAACCGCCTGCAAGCCGGCCTAACCCTGGGCAGCCATCATCTTATGGTTCTGGTGGGTACGGGCCACAAGGCGGGAGTGGTTTCCCTGAATCATACGGCTACACTGGGTCTCCTTCCCACCGCAGCAATGCTGGAATGAAGCCATCCTCACCTTTTGCTCCATCCTCGGGGGGGAGTGGCAACTATGGCAGTGGCAGGCTCCCCACGGCTCAGATCCTACCACAGGCAGTGCCGATCAGCTCCCCCAGCCCAAGTGGCTCTTCAGGCAACAGGGTGCCACTTGATGACGTAGTGGAGAAGGTTGCCACAATGGGATTCTCAAGAGAGCAGGTGAGGGCGACCGTGCGGAGGCTGACAGAGAACGGGCAGAATGTGGACCTGAATGTGGTGCTTGACAAGTTGATGAACGGGTGATAAGCGGGGGAGATGTGCGGCGGCTGCGCAAATATTCTCGTTCCCTGTGTACAGTACCGAAAGTGTCATCTGAACCGGTTTTCCCTGTCTGCTGCCCTGTAATTCTGATTGGTGATCAACTGATCACCATGGTTGCTACTGGAGTTTGCGTCCTCGCCTCAGCCCTCGGTTGCTTTGCTCTATCCGAAACTGAAACCGGTACAGCCTACAGGTTTTGCTTGCCTGCCAGGCAGGCAGTGAGTGATAGCGTTACAATCTGGAGACGGTGTCCATTTTAGCTTGTTATTAATATCTCATCCGTCAGCCATCGGTTTCCCTGCTGCCCATGTCctggggatttttttttgattcTGACAGCTAGCACAGTCGGCAGCGCCGGCTGCTCTTGCTTGCGCCCCCTGTGCAGTCGGTCGCAGGCGCATTTACTCTGGATAGCTCTGAGCCCCGCTGACTCcgccggctggccggccggcgtgcGGCCTGCGGAAGCGGAGCATGGCACGAGCCGCAGCAGGGGGCGGTCCCGCTCCCCTCCGATAGATGATGGCCCTTGGTTTCTCCTACCATTTTTTAGCACAcgcattcaaatttttttttatacatagagtactcaacgacgtttatttgaatttttttttcacggatgagtataatttttcatgataaatctaatgatagtaattaatcgataattggctacagtgatactatagTAACCATTCTCAAATTATGCGGTCAAAGACTttattaaattcatctcgtgaaGTAGCGTGGAATTATAAagttaattttgtaaaatattattatttagtatctttaattattagtcaaaatttaTACTATTTATCCTAGGAAGCAAACAAACAGGGCCGACGATGACCCCCGTCCGTCCGGAGGCTTGGGTGGGTGTGGCCCATGTCACGTCGGCCCACGATCGGAGGCTCGGATGCTCGGAGCAGCCTTCCTGTACGACCGCGCCATAACTCCAGCCAAGGCGTTCGTGTCTGAACTTGGACGCTTCAAAATCCAGCCCACTATTATTACAGCTTTGCTGTGGCCCAACACCCCGTATCTAACGATTTTTTTATCTTTATTCTTCTTTAGGAAAAATAAATATTGGAACTCAGATTTGGGGGCGACACGACCCTATTTTTGAcaattttgaaattcaaaaattatttttgctaaaaaataatttaaaaataaaaaattatgtatctatCAGCATCAGGGCTCTTATACATCCACTGGTGGGCCGGACCGCACGTCGAAGACGCTACTGCAGCACGCCAAGCCCATCATCACGTCTCCAAAAAGCGCGTAGGATGCCGGTAGTTTATTAAATAGTGTGCAAATCAAATTTGGATTACACCATTATGATTCTCATGATGAGATCTTTAAAATAAAACCTTACATAGATATATTTAGATACTTTTTTATTGAACATTTTTATCTAAAGGTGGAATAATCTATAATAAAGCTAGAACAATTGTTTCAAGTTCACGAAAAACATGTTCCAAAAATTCTCATTCAAATATGTTTAATTGTGGCCTTATTTCAAAGTTCCACGCCAAAAAACATAATGGTGAGATCGAAATATAATTTAGATACCTTagaatcatgaaattttttaggGACAATTGTATAACTGTCCTTGTTTTGAGCTGTAATTGCACGTTTGcccttatttttttaactttgcatgTTTACCCCTGGTTTTCAAAATTGAAGGCACCGTTTGCCCCTGTTTCTTAACACCGTGAGCTGGAGCTCAATAATAGTGctaaaaaaatttcgcaaaaaagaaaaaaaagaaaaagactatACCACCCTTATCCAAAACACACAACTCCTCCCATTCTTTCTGTTTTGCTTCGTGACCATTcacacggccggcggcgccgtcgtgATGGGGGGCAGCGCCTGACGGGCCCAGCAGCGGGCGGGCACCGATGCGGCAGCAGGCGGGGGCCGACGCGCCTCGGGCAGCTCGAcgcggcggcaggcgggcgggggccgaggcagctcggcgcggcggcgggcggcggcaggcggccctgcgtctccctcctcTCGCCGGTGCTCAAGGTCGGCCTCCCTTGCTCAGCCCTCCCCCAGGTACAGCACACCTCGCCGCACCGAAGCTCCCAGACCGCTTCCCCACTACCCAGGCCTGCCCAGatccccgccgcggcctccattgcgccgccgctcgccggccgcacgTGGAGCCGCCACTTCGCCCTCTCCCTTCCCAAATCGAGCACCCCACAAGCTTGCCCTTGCCTCAATGAAGCTCCCAAGCCGGCCACCCCATCCCTACGCGCCGgaacactgccgccgccgcacgccatcaccgccggccgcctgaTCCCGCGGCCAGCCCTCCTCCAACCGCCCCCGCCCCCAATAAGGGACTCCTCAGGTGCGGGTTGACCTCCCCGTGCTCCCTCGCCCCTTTCCCCTCACAGCCATGGCCCGCCCTCACCGGAATCCGGCAAggagcgccgcctcctctgctcaACTCTGCTCGGCGCGGTGGCAGGCGGGCGGGGGCCGGCGTAGCTCGAGCTGCTCGGCACGGCGGCAGGCTGCCGGGGACCGGCGCGATGGCAGGCGGGTGGGGACCGGCGCGATGGCAGGCGGGTGGGGACCGGCGCGGCTCAGGCTGGTCGGCGCAACGGCAGCGGGTGGGGACCGGCGAGGCGGCAGGCAGGCGTGAGCGGTGGGTGAGATGTCGAGGGCATTTGTGTCTTTTCAGCTTGCACTTAACACCGTTAACTCTCTTTCACGGAACAGGGGCAAGTGGAACCTTCAGATTCAAAAAACAGGGGCAAAcatgcaaagttaaaaaaataggAGCAAACGTGCAGTTACAGGTCAAAACAAGGGCAGTTTTGCAATTGACCCAATTTTTTATAGTTATAGTGCATATTTTTGCTACTGAGATTAATTAGTAGCACACcccaaataacaataaaatagTTTTTAAGTATCTAAACATGAGAGCTATTAGGAACTAATCCACCCAAAACCTATCCCCATGAAGGGGTGAGTATTGGACTATTTCAGGTGGCCCCACATCAAAAAGTCCCTTTTTGCCCTCTCGCCGCAGATGCATTCAAAGCACCAGATCCATCTGCGGCTCTCGCACCCCCACCCGCTCTCTCTGTCCCCTACCCGCTCGCTTCGTCCTccagctccccccccccccccgcacacACCAttcgccaccgccggacttcaccCGCGTCACCGTCGTCCCCCACCCACCCCGCCGCCTCACCCCACCCGCTTCGCCGCCACACCTTACCCGCACCGTCGCCTCCCATCTGGGCGAGCTCGTTGCTGACATGCCGGCCTGCTGCCGCGCTAGCCTGCATCGCGTTGCTCTGGCTGGATCACGCCGCTGGCCCCGCGCCTGGCTGCAGATGGGAGCTCCACACTTGCTGTCgatggaggagggaggagaagccgaggtggaggggggagggggcttTCTGCGCTATGGCTGGATGTGGAGATCGGTAGAGGATGGTGGAGCCGCCGCTGTGGAGATGCGGCTACTTGCCGTTGAACCGGCCACAGctagggccatggcggcggc contains:
- the LOC120705862 gene encoding vegetative cell wall protein gp1-like; this encodes MNTSQFMDKQILGLAASASPYGGGGAGGGGSVDLSDLMIPTPQEDGEDRLRRRRSISSANGIADDVLPSYDFQWGSLDSKAPSASYNLKSAGILEPHVLKKVSHEEERSNIATVTIADIDRTMKKYSDNLLHALEGVSSRLSQMESRTHRLETSVDDLKVTIGNYNGSTDGKLRHVENMLREVQAGVQILRDKQEIVETQLQLAKLQTPKTGNQSSENSGSGQAGSQQQPAPSPQVAIQPQHQVLIPSQPPALPALPAPNAPPPPPTLQSQPPSQFPSHLQHSQVPSVPTVASVPSVPALPRDAYYAPSAQPTETMHQQYQAPPVPQPQAPPAPPQQYQTPSQFTQYSQPPQASNVNPSTPLAPPAPQQPEETMPYAPPQNYPPNARPPPSYMQPPSGPAPPYYGQQNPSMYEPPASRPNPGQPSSYGSGGYGPQGGSGFPESYGYTGSPSHRSNAGMKPSSPFAPSSGGSGNYGSGRLPTAQILPQAVPISSPSPSGSSGNRVPLDDVVEKVATMGFSREQVRATVRRLTENGQNVDLNVVLDKLMNG